The proteins below come from a single Holdemania massiliensis genomic window:
- a CDS encoding BRO-N domain-containing protein has product MSNIQIFNFQGNNVRSMVLDGEPWFVGKDVAEALGYSNPRDALMKHVDEEDKGVAKCDTLGGVQEITFINESGVYALVFGSKLPIAKKFKHWITADVLPTIRKTGSYTYKPITDPMEMLQLHYNVLDKHDKELKEVDHRLKEVEMNQRLKWRDQMMNLVHRGCNLTGLPQSVFLGQRVYPELENRTGRSLDKTLRERRKRMKKQGYTTKAIRAFYKIDLIESEKQLRIAFEDILNETLY; this is encoded by the coding sequence ATGAGTAATATTCAGATTTTCAATTTCCAAGGGAACAATGTTCGAAGCATGGTTCTTGATGGAGAACCCTGGTTTGTAGGGAAAGATGTTGCCGAAGCATTGGGCTACTCCAACCCGCGGGATGCATTAATGAAACACGTCGATGAGGAGGATAAGGGAGTAGCGAAATGCGACACCCTTGGAGGAGTGCAAGAAATAACATTTATCAACGAATCCGGCGTTTACGCTCTGGTCTTCGGAAGTAAACTCCCAATCGCCAAAAAGTTCAAGCATTGGATCACCGCAGATGTTCTCCCTACAATCCGAAAAACTGGATCGTATACTTACAAGCCGATCACAGATCCAATGGAAATGCTGCAGCTCCACTATAATGTGCTCGATAAGCACGATAAAGAGTTAAAGGAAGTCGATCATCGGCTGAAAGAGGTCGAAATGAATCAGCGGCTAAAATGGCGGGATCAGATGATGAATCTCGTGCATAGGGGCTGCAACCTTACTGGCTTACCACAAAGCGTCTTCCTCGGTCAGCGCGTTTATCCGGAATTAGAAAATCGAACAGGAAGAAGCCTTGATAAAACTCTTAGAGAGCGCAGAAAACGCATGAAGAAACAAGGTTACACGACTAAAGCAATAAGAGCTTTCTACAAAATCGACTTGATCGAATCAGAAAAACAGTTGAGAATCGCTTTTGAAGACATCCTCAACGAAACCTTATATTAA
- a CDS encoding DUF2577 family protein — MASFYDAIKKAVAAYMDNAGLSDLLYATLIDKSGGIRIEKTGVVIPASMVDLPEQYTDRQVDITIDDIKKTITLHDQLPVGSRVVVIKKQGGQRYAIIGRLP; from the coding sequence ATGGCAAGTTTTTATGATGCAATCAAAAAAGCCGTCGCTGCCTACATGGATAATGCAGGATTAAGTGACTTATTGTATGCGACGCTGATTGATAAATCCGGAGGGATCCGGATTGAGAAAACTGGCGTTGTTATCCCTGCAAGTATGGTTGATCTGCCCGAGCAATACACAGACCGGCAGGTGGATATTACAATTGACGATATTAAAAAAACAATCACGCTGCATGATCAGCTGCCCGTTGGATCCCGGGTGGTTGTGATTAAAAAACAAGGCGGTCAGCGTTATGCGATCATTGGGAGGCTGCCATGA
- a CDS encoding phage holin family protein yields the protein MEITEIITQFLMPLVLAGCYAIGAALKSTEHYPDKYIPATMLLIGAVLAPLATGDWSAQTIMIGAISGWASTGLNQTIKQLSNKE from the coding sequence ATGGAAATCACAGAAATCATCACTCAGTTTTTAATGCCGCTGGTGCTCGCCGGTTGTTATGCAATCGGTGCAGCGCTCAAGTCTACGGAGCATTATCCAGACAAGTACATCCCAGCTACTATGCTGCTCATCGGCGCGGTGCTTGCGCCGCTGGCAACGGGTGACTGGTCAGCTCAGACCATTATGATCGGCGCGATCTCCGGTTGGGCGTCTACCGGTCTTAACCAGACGATCAAGCAGCTGTCCAACAAGGAGTAA
- a CDS encoding phage tail sheath subtilisin-like domain-containing protein produces MNTNKTRPGVYVNINAELTALTRDNLGAVAIPLALNWGALGFTEIQQDQSPLYKLGYQLNDSAMLPVKLILKNAQTALVYRLSGGTKATGELAAGITATALYEGTRGNDISVQVKALETGYQISTYLDTQEMDVQVVNTAADFVANEFITIMGSGTLVDKTVRLSGATDTPAAADDYDSFLAAAKIKDFNIITCTSTDQSIKNKIVDFVKAERAESHLMQAVLENMRSDNEAVISVKNGFVLDDGTVVTAQDACAYVAGASAAAGSTQSLTFAAVDGAVDCSPRLTDDQIKQAILDGQLVFSVRRKGIVIEYDINTLLTYNQKPKDYRKNKVIRVIDAIHSDVISIYETNYIGQVQNNKDGRNLLKGTLAEYLNGLQASGAIEDFDAAEDIQVEALTDKDSVHIQLAVKPTDTVDKIYIDVEVQ; encoded by the coding sequence ATGAACACGAATAAAACCCGGCCGGGGGTCTACGTTAACATCAATGCTGAGCTGACGGCATTGACTAGGGATAATCTCGGTGCCGTTGCAATCCCACTTGCCTTAAACTGGGGCGCTCTGGGGTTTACAGAGATCCAACAGGATCAGAGCCCATTGTATAAGCTAGGCTATCAGCTTAATGACAGTGCCATGCTGCCAGTTAAGCTGATCCTTAAAAACGCTCAGACCGCGCTTGTGTACCGGCTTAGCGGCGGTACCAAAGCCACCGGTGAATTGGCTGCTGGGATTACAGCAACCGCTCTTTACGAGGGCACTCGGGGCAATGATATCAGCGTCCAGGTTAAGGCATTAGAGACTGGATATCAGATCAGCACCTACCTGGACACGCAGGAGATGGATGTCCAGGTCGTTAATACTGCAGCAGATTTTGTGGCCAATGAGTTTATCACGATTATGGGATCGGGCACGCTGGTGGACAAGACAGTTCGTTTGTCGGGAGCTACCGATACTCCAGCTGCTGCTGATGACTATGATTCTTTTTTAGCTGCAGCTAAGATCAAAGATTTCAACATCATTACCTGCACGAGCACCGATCAGTCAATCAAAAATAAGATTGTCGATTTTGTAAAAGCTGAGCGCGCGGAGTCCCACTTGATGCAAGCGGTGCTTGAAAACATGCGGTCGGATAACGAGGCAGTGATCAGCGTAAAAAATGGTTTTGTCTTGGATGATGGCACTGTCGTGACCGCGCAGGACGCCTGTGCTTATGTCGCTGGTGCTAGTGCAGCCGCTGGCAGTACGCAATCGCTGACCTTTGCGGCAGTAGACGGTGCGGTAGACTGCAGCCCGCGGCTGACGGATGATCAGATTAAGCAGGCAATCCTGGATGGTCAGCTGGTCTTTAGCGTGCGGCGTAAAGGTATTGTCATTGAGTACGATATCAATACCTTGTTGACATACAATCAAAAACCTAAGGACTACCGCAAAAACAAAGTGATCCGAGTCATCGATGCGATCCACAGCGACGTGATCAGCATCTATGAGACCAATTACATTGGGCAGGTACAAAACAACAAGGACGGCCGCAATCTACTTAAAGGCACATTGGCAGAGTATCTTAACGGGCTGCAGGCCAGCGGTGCGATCGAAGACTTTGACGCCGCAGAGGATATCCAGGTCGAGGCCCTGACGGATAAAGACTCCGTGCATATCCAGCTGGCAGTCAAGCCAACGGATACCGTAGACAAGATCTATATTGATGTGGAGGTGCAGTAA
- a CDS encoding DUF2634 domain-containing protein yields MRYKAKTFKVDPDSGRIRGLVDELDSVKQAVRIMLSVPRFQHEIFSRNFGHDLQDLIGKPLDYVLGDIRRMIREALMIDERIIDIDDFTIKKVGENLQVKFKVTSIYGDFYEERSVGLNEGL; encoded by the coding sequence ATGAGATACAAGGCAAAAACATTTAAAGTGGATCCCGACAGTGGTCGGATCCGAGGGCTCGTGGATGAGCTTGACTCGGTCAAGCAGGCTGTCCGAATCATGCTGTCTGTGCCGCGATTTCAGCACGAGATCTTTAGCCGCAACTTTGGTCATGACCTGCAGGATCTGATCGGCAAGCCGCTGGATTATGTGCTAGGGGACATCCGACGCATGATTCGAGAGGCACTGATGATTGACGAGCGGATTATCGACATCGATGATTTTACGATCAAAAAAGTTGGCGAGAATCTACAAGTTAAATTTAAAGTTACGTCGATTTACGGTGATTTTTACGAGGAAAGGAGCGTGGGATTAAATGAAGGATTATGA
- a CDS encoding PF13754 domain-containing protein → MVTRVFGKAGQYDLEFTKTPEGLWTAAVPFVESCEYVIDLYAEDDAGNVSYYATYLLTFDSSKLQVEMMPLQFVPELIGQGYREEWIDELHHR, encoded by the coding sequence ATGGTCACCCGCGTATTTGGTAAGGCTGGTCAGTATGATTTAGAGTTTACCAAGACTCCTGAGGGACTGTGGACTGCAGCAGTCCCTTTTGTGGAGTCCTGCGAGTATGTCATTGATCTGTACGCAGAGGACGACGCTGGTAATGTTAGCTATTACGCGACCTACCTGTTGACGTTTGACTCCAGCAAGCTGCAGGTTGAGATGATGCCGCTGCAGTTTGTGCCGGAGCTGATTGGCCAGGGATACAGAGAGGAGTGGATTGATGAACTACATCATCGGTGA
- a CDS encoding Ig-like domain-containing protein: MAIKSVKVALNGQTYDLTYNATSKKYEATITAPSTTSWGEENHVYPLTFTATDVAGNTKSDTSKTIRVKETVKPTAAVTAPTNGSTVVTNKPAITVQFRDAGSGVLKSSIVLKVDNTAVAAADYTLTDVSGGVNLSYTPKTALTDGSHTITASCSDNDGNASTTASVTYKQDTTPPALTVNQPTTPTNKAACTISGTTSDATSSPVTVKVTLNGADQGAVTVDANGNFSKALTLREGDNTIVVRATDAAGKYSELTRTVVLDTVAPVFGTIMVTPDPVNTGGTITITVEVTDA; encoded by the coding sequence GTGGCAATAAAAAGTGTAAAGGTGGCTCTTAATGGCCAAACTTACGATTTAACCTACAACGCAACATCAAAAAAATATGAGGCAACAATCACAGCACCCAGCACAACGTCATGGGGGGAGGAAAACCATGTTTACCCCTTAACCTTTACAGCAACCGATGTCGCGGGTAACACCAAGTCAGACACGTCAAAGACGATCAGAGTTAAGGAGACCGTTAAGCCTACCGCAGCAGTCACTGCACCGACAAACGGTTCAACTGTGGTCACAAACAAGCCAGCAATCACGGTACAGTTTAGAGATGCAGGATCCGGTGTGCTGAAATCGTCAATCGTCTTAAAGGTTGACAACACCGCTGTAGCTGCAGCTGATTATACGCTGACGGATGTCAGTGGTGGGGTTAACCTCAGCTACACGCCTAAAACAGCGCTAACCGACGGCAGCCACACAATCACGGCAAGCTGTAGTGATAATGATGGCAACGCATCGACAACGGCCAGCGTGACCTACAAGCAAGACACAACGCCGCCAGCACTGACCGTTAACCAGCCGACGACGCCAACAAACAAGGCTGCCTGCACGATCTCCGGGACGACATCCGACGCTACGTCCAGTCCTGTCACCGTCAAAGTTACTCTTAACGGCGCTGATCAGGGAGCGGTCACAGTCGATGCCAACGGTAATTTCAGCAAGGCGTTAACTCTGCGCGAAGGCGACAACACCATTGTTGTTCGGGCAACGGATGCAGCTGGCAAATACTCTGAGCTCACGCGCACAGTTGTCTTGGATACGGTTGCCCCTGTATTTGGGACAATTATGGTGACACCGGATCCGGTAAACACTGGCGGTACGATTACGATCACCGTCGAGGTCACGGATGCCTAA
- a CDS encoding phage tail assembly chaperone codes for MTSKSLAAFLQPKQVRNKEVVISDRFLGEDGEPVPFEIRPILTDEAQEMMKRNIKSKKDGSQDFDNSGYQADMIAAAVVFPDLKNAELQKAYGVLGERELLMRMLLIGEYTQLRNAVFELAGIYDDLNAKIEEAKN; via the coding sequence ATGACAAGTAAAAGCTTAGCTGCATTTTTACAACCCAAGCAGGTACGAAACAAAGAGGTTGTTATCTCTGACCGATTTCTGGGCGAGGATGGCGAGCCTGTACCCTTTGAGATTAGACCCATTCTAACTGATGAAGCTCAGGAAATGATGAAACGAAATATAAAGTCTAAAAAGGACGGATCCCAGGACTTTGATAACTCTGGATACCAAGCGGACATGATCGCTGCTGCCGTCGTGTTTCCGGATCTGAAAAATGCTGAGCTGCAGAAAGCCTACGGCGTGCTGGGAGAACGTGAGCTGCTAATGCGCATGTTGCTGATCGGCGAGTACACGCAGCTGCGGAATGCAGTTTTTGAGCTTGCCGGAATTTATGATGACCTGAATGCGAAAATCGAAGAAGCAAAAAACTGA
- a CDS encoding putative phage tail protein, which translates to MERLEPAKTYQEYLPELYRELLEIKALASVIDIDMSHYYELLRQFVDNRYIMSMDVETVQRWEAIFEIASPIKDDLQSRRQAIRAKFMSQPPINLDTLKRIVEAYLGVPVSITQHLDPYVVRITYRGLEKLPDLTPLYTSIYDTIPANIKLVIEYAYQLWIEVKSGNTWEQLKSKTWHDVLYGL; encoded by the coding sequence ATGGAGCGGCTTGAGCCGGCTAAGACTTATCAAGAGTATTTGCCGGAGCTTTATAGGGAGCTGCTGGAGATCAAAGCTCTGGCCAGTGTGATTGATATTGATATGAGCCATTATTATGAGCTGCTGCGGCAGTTTGTGGATAATCGATACATTATGTCAATGGATGTCGAGACTGTGCAGCGTTGGGAAGCTATCTTTGAGATCGCTAGTCCAATTAAGGATGATCTGCAGTCTCGGCGCCAGGCAATCCGTGCTAAGTTTATGAGTCAGCCGCCAATCAATCTTGACACTCTAAAACGGATCGTTGAGGCTTATCTGGGCGTGCCGGTATCCATTACCCAGCATCTTGATCCTTACGTCGTGCGGATTACTTATCGTGGCCTGGAGAAGCTGCCAGATCTTACGCCGCTGTACACCTCCATCTATGACACGATCCCAGCCAATATCAAGCTGGTGATCGAGTACGCTTATCAGCTGTGGATTGAGGTAAAAAGCGGTAATACCTGGGAGCAACTAAAAAGCAAAACTTGGCACGATGTCCTTTATGGATTATGA
- a CDS encoding phosphodiester glycosidase family protein — MFDCIGLIKCFLWHDYSPGNTSYYGKTAPDINADQMYSKATDKGPISTIPEIPGLLVWQPGHIGVYIGGGQVIEATAKRWGSVGNCVVKSQFINKSAAMYRGSWTHWLRCPFLMYPEEGSKMYLKPGYQSIAWQGQTIHVYKRRDDQEIGLMSAGGDKVLKTIDKIDDDHIHHCKVNCSYFVMSGSERGTVCGRHQGFTADGRPDQSEWLDVVVTKDNKLIAGDLASWEYPSNEVKVGYSPACIILLDGKDVTMISSGSGQSKYSTANTQTLHMRDADGVDVFAVVSGKLNGAACRQFAKAYGMTYCAMLDSGGSSQMIVDGAKKVYTGRALPNVLTFYKIEEQPEPTPEPANGLSVVVDSVGLRVRKTLSFTNGRASGEILATIPIGGTAKLIRFLPGIKPDGYQWVEAEYKGIRGYCQYDSHCYWIRENEEEN, encoded by the coding sequence GTGTTTGACTGCATCGGACTGATCAAGTGCTTTTTGTGGCATGACTACAGCCCTGGCAATACCAGCTACTATGGCAAGACGGCGCCGGACATCAACGCCGATCAGATGTACTCCAAGGCAACCGACAAGGGCCCGATCAGCACAATCCCAGAGATCCCAGGACTGCTGGTCTGGCAGCCAGGTCACATTGGGGTCTACATCGGCGGTGGGCAGGTCATTGAGGCCACAGCTAAACGCTGGGGATCTGTTGGCAACTGCGTCGTCAAGTCACAATTTATCAATAAGTCCGCGGCAATGTACCGCGGATCGTGGACACACTGGCTTAGGTGTCCTTTTTTAATGTATCCAGAGGAGGGATCTAAAATGTATTTAAAACCGGGTTATCAAAGTATCGCATGGCAAGGCCAGACGATACACGTCTACAAGCGCAGGGACGATCAGGAGATCGGCTTGATGTCAGCCGGCGGGGATAAGGTGCTTAAGACTATTGACAAAATCGACGATGATCACATCCATCATTGCAAGGTCAACTGTAGCTACTTTGTCATGTCTGGCTCAGAGCGTGGCACCGTCTGCGGTCGGCACCAGGGCTTTACAGCTGATGGGCGGCCGGATCAGAGCGAGTGGTTGGATGTGGTCGTGACTAAAGATAACAAGCTGATCGCCGGCGATCTGGCCAGCTGGGAGTACCCGAGCAATGAGGTCAAGGTAGGCTACAGTCCGGCATGCATCATCCTGCTGGACGGTAAAGACGTAACGATGATCTCCAGCGGATCCGGTCAGAGCAAGTACAGCACTGCCAATACTCAGACGCTGCACATGAGGGACGCCGATGGTGTTGACGTCTTTGCAGTTGTCTCTGGTAAGCTCAACGGTGCCGCCTGTCGGCAGTTTGCCAAAGCCTATGGGATGACTTACTGTGCAATGCTGGACAGCGGTGGCAGCTCTCAGATGATTGTGGACGGTGCTAAAAAGGTTTATACCGGCAGAGCGCTGCCAAACGTACTGACGTTTTACAAGATCGAGGAGCAGCCAGAGCCTACACCAGAGCCCGCTAATGGGCTGTCCGTCGTTGTAGACTCCGTTGGCTTGCGAGTACGCAAAACGCTGTCCTTTACCAATGGCAGAGCGTCTGGCGAGATCTTGGCAACGATCCCGATCGGTGGTACCGCAAAGCTGATCCGGTTTTTACCTGGTATCAAACCAGACGGGTATCAATGGGTAGAAGCGGAGTATAAGGGTATCCGCGGGTACTGCCAGTATGATAGCCATTGCTACTGGATTCGAGAAAACGAGGAGGAAAACTAA
- a CDS encoding helix-turn-helix domain-containing protein, with translation MIKNQLAILMAKRLEKITKVAKATGISRTTLTSIYYRREKYISYEVLERLCDYFNCELSDFLTKEKDAQS, from the coding sequence ATGATAAAAAACCAACTTGCGATCCTTATGGCGAAAAGATTAGAAAAGATCACTAAAGTAGCCAAGGCCACAGGCATTTCAAGAACGACGCTGACAAGCATTTATTATCGCAGAGAAAAATACATCTCTTACGAAGTTCTTGAAAGGCTCTGTGATTACTTCAACTGTGAACTTAGTGATTTTCTCACAAAAGAAAAAGACGCTCAGTCGTAA
- a CDS encoding XkdQ/YqbQ family protein, with amino-acid sequence MSLLIESGGVKDIENIAGNVTLTSCWKNGASKLEFTILPDLAPSNGSYLTFSPGADMFAGRVFAHRRTQDRRIQVIAYDQLRYLKAKDTVMRKQMSLTQFVEVIAANLQLRVAGLANSVIPLDDYLFDNQTYLDMAYQSISDNLMANGYYYCLYDRFGALALTDLLDMRLPLIVGEQSLGFKYEYEVSIDSDTYNQIKLAYDNKKTGKRDIYIARDSNNIGKWGVLQHFEKVTSGTDAQLIDKANMLLKLKNRETVTLTMSALGDVRVRGGSGVRVILNDCGIDLWAIVDKAVHKWSNGIHTMDLTLVIDGSL; translated from the coding sequence ATGAGCTTGCTTATAGAGAGCGGCGGGGTAAAGGATATCGAAAACATCGCTGGTAATGTCACATTGACCAGTTGTTGGAAAAACGGAGCGAGCAAGCTGGAGTTCACGATCCTACCCGATCTCGCTCCATCCAATGGATCATATTTAACGTTTAGCCCGGGTGCTGACATGTTTGCCGGCCGGGTTTTTGCGCACCGACGCACGCAGGATAGACGGATCCAGGTGATCGCTTATGATCAGCTACGGTATCTCAAGGCTAAGGACACGGTCATGCGCAAGCAAATGAGCTTGACGCAATTTGTTGAGGTGATCGCGGCCAACCTGCAGCTGCGGGTGGCCGGCCTAGCCAACAGTGTAATTCCGCTGGATGATTATCTTTTTGATAACCAGACCTATCTGGACATGGCGTATCAGTCGATCTCGGACAATCTGATGGCCAATGGTTACTATTATTGCCTGTATGATCGCTTTGGGGCTTTGGCTTTAACAGACCTGCTGGACATGCGGCTGCCGCTTATCGTGGGCGAGCAGTCGCTGGGCTTTAAGTATGAGTACGAGGTCAGCATTGACTCGGACACCTATAACCAGATCAAGCTGGCCTATGATAACAAAAAGACTGGCAAACGGGATATTTACATCGCGCGGGACAGCAACAACATTGGCAAGTGGGGCGTGCTGCAGCACTTTGAAAAAGTGACGTCTGGTACTGACGCCCAGCTGATCGACAAGGCCAACATGCTGCTTAAGCTTAAAAACAGAGAGACTGTAACCCTGACCATGTCTGCCTTAGGCGATGTCCGTGTGAGGGGCGGTAGCGGTGTCCGTGTGATCTTAAATGACTGCGGAATAGACCTGTGGGCAATCGTAGATAAAGCTGTCCACAAGTGGTCTAACGGGATCCACACGATGGATCTGACGCTGGTCATAGATGGGAGTTTGTGA
- a CDS encoding phage tail tube protein: MANVKTRIENIPMCTEGAGYITINGQNRKLFELSKLSATVEVKTWEKQLLGSRMEQGRAIGLKGSGSMSFYHMTSDFIDLLAEYKKTGVFPSITIQGYHDDPASEVGRLEVVLYHCILKKIPLLAIEEAASETAPQDSDLIFGDYDILDKFKKPVSY, from the coding sequence ATGGCAAACGTAAAAACACGCATTGAAAACATCCCAATGTGCACCGAGGGTGCGGGATACATTACGATCAATGGGCAAAATCGCAAGCTGTTTGAACTATCCAAGCTTTCGGCCACCGTAGAAGTAAAGACATGGGAAAAGCAGCTACTTGGCAGTCGGATGGAACAAGGTCGAGCGATTGGGCTTAAAGGATCTGGCAGCATGTCTTTTTATCACATGACCAGTGATTTTATCGACCTACTGGCAGAATACAAAAAGACCGGTGTCTTTCCATCAATCACGATCCAGGGCTATCATGACGATCCAGCCTCGGAGGTTGGCCGGCTAGAGGTTGTACTGTATCACTGTATCCTCAAAAAGATCCCGCTGCTTGCGATTGAGGAAGCGGCCAGTGAGACAGCCCCGCAGGACAGCGATCTGATCTTTGGCGACTACGATATTTTGGATAAATTTAAAAAGCCGGTCTCTTATTAG
- a CDS encoding helix-turn-helix domain-containing protein — protein MIRFNLSLLLTERNLKITKVSHDTGISRTTLTYLYYNYAKGIQLDTLNLLCNYLKVTPDQLISYVPVDIEISEKDLANLNQEIPVLISKRNEIFRGKLELSAQFEGEQIEPVYKSERRIVECLNIRIGLPEDSSLETKNNNDFILETFHSLPITFFKDIENRAYEIIENRWRNDNEIFIDDFEIYWDNGLDAKI, from the coding sequence GTGATTAGGTTTAATTTATCCTTGTTGCTGACAGAAAGGAATTTAAAAATAACTAAAGTTTCCCATGATACTGGCATATCTAGAACTACATTAACCTATCTGTACTACAATTACGCTAAAGGTATTCAGCTCGATACGCTAAATCTTTTGTGTAATTATTTAAAAGTTACTCCGGATCAGTTAATAAGCTATGTTCCGGTAGATATTGAAATATCCGAAAAAGACTTGGCTAACCTAAATCAAGAAATACCAGTGCTAATAAGCAAAAGGAATGAGATATTTAGAGGCAAGTTAGAGCTTTCGGCTCAATTTGAGGGAGAACAGATCGAACCCGTATATAAAAGTGAGCGTCGTATTGTAGAGTGTTTAAACATCAGGATAGGTCTTCCAGAAGACAGTAGTCTAGAGACCAAAAATAACAATGACTTTATATTAGAAACATTTCATAGTTTGCCTATTACTTTCTTTAAAGATATAGAAAACAGAGCATACGAAATAATAGAAAATCGCTGGAGGAATGATAATGAAATTTTTATTGATGACTTCGAGATATACTGGGATAATGGACTAGATGCAAAGATTTAA
- a CDS encoding helix-turn-helix domain-containing protein — MDQNIFLKRIKTLRTASGYSLYDVENLTGISRSTLQRMETGKTTLSLTHLVKLANLYHVPLAYLFGEESSSISQKKVDLINHLLGDSYEFVYEEEFDCYHLFDNDSEDEDEIIGTMSPDSLQSVYEQIENFTVFTIYSMLGISVRPKIKSEHL, encoded by the coding sequence ATGGATCAAAATATTTTCCTAAAAAGAATAAAAACTCTTAGAACGGCAAGCGGATATAGTCTGTATGATGTGGAAAATCTAACTGGAATCAGTCGTTCAACATTGCAAAGAATGGAAACTGGAAAGACTACTCTTTCTCTAACACATTTAGTTAAGCTTGCGAATTTATATCATGTACCTTTAGCTTATCTATTTGGTGAAGAAAGTTCTTCAATTTCCCAAAAGAAAGTAGATTTAATTAATCACCTTTTAGGAGATTCGTATGAGTTTGTTTATGAAGAAGAATTTGATTGTTACCATCTGTTTGACAATGATAGTGAAGATGAGGATGAGATCATAGGGACAATGTCACCAGATTCTTTACAAAGTGTGTACGAGCAAATCGAGAATTTTACTGTTTTTACAATTTACAGCATGCTTGGTATATCTGTAAGACCAAAAATCAAATCAGAACATTTGTAA
- a CDS encoding baseplate J/gp47 family protein, which translates to MKDYDYQTLLDDALNRVPDGYDKREGSVIYTTLAPVCFELSRSYWLLTWLMNLFLPDTAIEDWLDRCVGQFGVERKQAVKARRVIRTYDNIGSPLEIPIGSRFRINDLTLAVTDKVDTGVYQAEAEVAGILGNQYQGDLLPIQNINNLGRAELGEVLLEGADAETDDSLRDRYYDHVRRSPFGGNVADYEEKTLVIEGLGSVKVFPIWDGPGTVLLMIGNADGRTASAELIKKVQDLFQPADDPTGGLAPIGHVVTVSTSKDKVIDITASLRIKPGESFELLKQKAITEIKTYIESIPFDESTIFQSRVTVAILNVSGILDAVNVQINGAAANLALDKTAQSYEVPVIGTITLQEAG; encoded by the coding sequence ATGAAGGATTATGATTACCAGACACTGCTGGATGATGCGCTGAACCGTGTTCCGGATGGGTATGACAAGCGCGAGGGCAGTGTCATTTATACTACACTCGCCCCTGTTTGCTTCGAGCTATCGCGCTCTTACTGGCTGTTGACCTGGCTGATGAATCTGTTTTTGCCGGACACTGCCATTGAAGATTGGCTGGATCGCTGTGTTGGGCAGTTCGGCGTAGAACGCAAACAGGCTGTCAAAGCTCGTCGAGTTATCAGGACTTACGATAACATCGGGAGTCCTCTGGAGATCCCGATCGGCAGTCGGTTTAGGATTAATGATCTTACACTAGCTGTAACAGATAAGGTTGATACCGGTGTGTATCAAGCGGAGGCAGAGGTCGCTGGGATCTTGGGCAACCAGTATCAGGGTGATCTGTTGCCTATCCAAAATATTAATAACCTGGGACGTGCTGAACTCGGTGAAGTGTTGCTTGAGGGCGCCGATGCCGAGACGGATGACTCGCTGCGTGATCGATATTATGATCATGTCCGTCGCTCACCTTTTGGCGGCAACGTAGCGGACTATGAGGAAAAAACGCTGGTGATCGAAGGCCTCGGATCAGTCAAAGTTTTTCCGATCTGGGATGGTCCAGGCACAGTGCTGTTGATGATCGGTAATGCTGATGGGCGCACAGCATCCGCGGAATTGATCAAAAAAGTGCAAGACTTGTTTCAGCCTGCAGATGATCCTACAGGTGGGCTTGCTCCGATCGGGCACGTCGTGACCGTATCCACCAGCAAAGATAAGGTGATCGACATCACGGCTAGCCTGCGGATTAAGCCAGGTGAGAGCTTTGAGCTTTTAAAACAAAAAGCGATTACCGAGATTAAGACTTACATTGAATCGATCCCATTTGACGAGTCAACCATCTTCCAGAGTCGCGTTACCGTGGCTATTTTAAATGTCTCCGGGATCTTGGATGCAGTTAATGTACAGATCAATGGTGCTGCAGCCAACTTGGCATTAGATAAAACAGCGCAGTCGTATGAGGTGCCAGTCATCGGCACGATCACACTGCAGGAGGCAGGCTGA